One Bosea sp. 685 DNA segment encodes these proteins:
- a CDS encoding methyl-accepting chemotaxis protein, with protein MKKLFLFRLPIATRLAIVGVLIVGAAVAASVLVSIHAADKAMRERAQSSLSVNINLLRDILVAKGEPKLEGDKLYFGNEPVNGNFAAVDKVKALAGSVATVFMGDVRVATNVQKPDGSRAVGTKLAAGPAYDAVFKDRKTYSGAADILGLPYFTIYEPIIQKSNDQVIGILFVGIRQADFLVVIDEMIWGNVVAGLLIALVGGAVLLLVLRRMMKPLGSLKAAMHRLASGDIEATIPVIRSRDEIAAMADAVGVLRSAAIEKAELETAAAAQARLIEDTRHATEAERQTGAQQQLEQAKELEKVVTELARGLAELSYGNLTHRIEIAVPAAYEQLRDDFNTTVDRLSSTVRTIQTTSADVGLAAREITMGADDLSKRTEEQASSLEETAATTEELAASVKASAQASKQAAAIATEAMQAAQSGGAIATEAVAAMARIESASQKISDIIRVIDDIAFQTNLLALNAAVEAARAGDAGKGFAVVASEVRTLAQRSGAAAKDISGLISSSNAEVGAGVTLVRQAGDALTQILAASQKVAATIAEISAASGEQANGIDEMSQAVAHLDEMTQANAALSEQSAASAGSLSGRIGELNELVAAFRTGPEGAAASSASYAQAPVRAAPAGTASEPARLRKLAEAAFGQTKVPAPAPRAQAAAPASRAPAKKVANSRGGDAGWEEF; from the coding sequence ATGAAGAAGCTCTTTCTATTTCGGCTGCCGATCGCGACTCGCCTGGCTATCGTCGGGGTCCTCATCGTGGGCGCGGCGGTTGCCGCATCCGTCCTGGTGTCGATCCATGCGGCCGACAAGGCGATGCGCGAGCGGGCGCAGTCCAGCCTCTCGGTCAACATCAACCTGCTGCGCGATATCCTCGTCGCCAAGGGCGAGCCGAAGCTGGAGGGCGACAAGCTCTATTTCGGCAATGAGCCGGTGAACGGCAATTTCGCCGCTGTCGACAAGGTCAAGGCGCTAGCCGGCAGTGTGGCGACGGTCTTCATGGGCGATGTACGCGTTGCCACCAATGTGCAGAAGCCCGATGGCTCGCGCGCCGTCGGCACCAAGCTCGCCGCCGGGCCCGCCTATGACGCTGTGTTCAAGGATCGAAAGACCTATTCCGGCGCGGCCGACATTCTGGGCCTGCCTTACTTCACGATCTATGAGCCGATCATCCAGAAATCGAACGACCAGGTCATCGGCATTCTGTTCGTCGGCATCAGGCAGGCCGACTTCCTGGTCGTGATCGATGAGATGATCTGGGGCAACGTGGTCGCCGGATTGCTGATCGCGCTGGTGGGCGGCGCCGTGCTGCTGCTGGTCCTGCGCCGCATGATGAAGCCGCTCGGCAGTCTGAAGGCCGCGATGCATCGGCTTGCCTCGGGCGATATCGAAGCGACGATCCCCGTCATCCGCAGCCGCGACGAGATCGCGGCGATGGCCGATGCGGTCGGTGTCCTGCGCAGCGCCGCGATCGAGAAGGCGGAGCTCGAAACCGCTGCCGCCGCGCAAGCGCGCCTGATCGAAGACACCCGCCACGCGACCGAGGCCGAGCGCCAGACGGGAGCGCAGCAGCAGCTCGAGCAGGCGAAGGAGCTGGAAAAGGTCGTCACGGAGCTGGCTCGCGGCCTCGCCGAATTGTCCTATGGCAACCTGACGCATCGCATCGAGATCGCTGTTCCGGCGGCCTATGAGCAGCTTCGCGACGACTTCAACACCACCGTCGACCGCCTGTCCTCGACGGTGCGGACGATCCAGACGACCTCTGCGGATGTCGGTCTGGCGGCGCGCGAGATCACCATGGGCGCCGATGATCTGTCGAAGCGCACGGAAGAGCAGGCGAGCTCGCTGGAGGAGACCGCAGCCACCACAGAGGAGCTTGCAGCCTCGGTGAAGGCCTCGGCCCAGGCCTCGAAGCAGGCGGCCGCGATCGCGACCGAAGCGATGCAGGCGGCGCAGTCGGGCGGTGCGATCGCGACCGAGGCCGTGGCTGCAATGGCGCGCATCGAGAGCGCCTCGCAGAAGATCTCCGACATCATCCGGGTGATCGACGACATCGCCTTCCAGACCAATCTGCTGGCGCTGAACGCGGCGGTGGAAGCGGCCCGCGCCGGCGATGCCGGCAAGGGCTTTGCCGTGGTGGCGTCCGAAGTGCGCACGCTGGCGCAGCGCTCGGGCGCTGCCGCCAAGGACATCTCCGGCCTGATCTCCTCGTCCAACGCAGAGGTCGGCGCCGGCGTCACGCTGGTGCGCCAGGCCGGCGACGCCCTGACCCAGATCCTGGCCGCCTCGCAAAAGGTCGCGGCCACCATCGCCGAGATCTCGGCGGCGTCTGGCGAACAGGCCAATGGCATCGACGAGATGAGCCAGGCTGTCGCCCATCTCGACGAGATGACGCAGGCCAATGCGGCGCTCTCCGAACAGAGCGCGGCCTCGGCCGGTTCACTCTCGGGCCGCATCGGTGAGCTCAACGAGCTCGTCGCCGCCTTCAGGACGGGTCCTGAGGGTGCAGCCGCCTCATCGGCCAGCTACGCCCAGGCTCCGGTGAGGGCGGCCCCGGCCGGCACGGCTTCCGAGCCCGCGCGCCTGCGCAAGCTTGCTGAGGCCGCCTTCGGGCAAACCAAAGTGCCGGCACCGGCACCTCGAGCCCAGGCCGCTGCGCCAGCGTCGCGCGCGCCGGCCAAGAAGGTTGCCAACAGCCGCGGCGGTGACGCCGGATGGGAAGAGTTCTGA
- a CDS encoding ABC transporter ATP-binding protein, which translates to MSDAPTHHSIPQDVWPSAVSHPGDAAPPSPPLLALEAFTVSFLNGHGATRVVHGVDLTLAPGEALGIVGESGCGKSVTWLAALRLLGKGAATSGKVLLSGQDITHLSEREIARIRGGRIGLIFQDPTSSLNPVHRIGTQIGEALRLHRGLSGAAGQTEALRLLDRVGIADAPRRLRQYPHELSGGMNQRVMIAIALAGEPDVLVADEPTTALDATIQAQILDLIRDIRRDTGMGLVLISHDLGVVADLCDRVAVMYAGRVVETAATATLLHPPHHPYTRGLLAALPELEGPRLRLTPVPGTVPSPDAMPPGCAFAPRCSSAAAICQVAPPPLAPVGGVRQSACLRLDALPPWQGSPEQRALGQREQRLEELVGMSS; encoded by the coding sequence ATGAGCGACGCTCCCACACATCACTCGATCCCGCAGGACGTCTGGCCCTCCGCGGTCTCTCATCCGGGGGACGCAGCCCCGCCTTCTCCGCCGCTGCTGGCGCTGGAGGCCTTTACGGTCTCGTTTCTGAACGGCCATGGCGCGACCCGTGTCGTGCATGGCGTCGATCTCACGCTCGCGCCCGGGGAAGCGCTCGGCATCGTCGGCGAATCCGGCTGCGGCAAGAGCGTCACCTGGCTCGCGGCCTTGCGGCTTCTCGGCAAGGGCGCCGCGACTTCGGGCAAGGTTCTGCTATCGGGCCAGGATATCACGCATCTTAGCGAGCGCGAGATCGCGCGCATTCGCGGCGGCAGGATCGGCCTGATCTTCCAGGATCCGACAAGCTCGCTCAATCCGGTGCATCGCATCGGCACGCAGATCGGCGAGGCGCTGCGATTGCATCGCGGCCTCTCCGGCGCGGCCGGGCAGACCGAAGCTCTACGCCTGCTCGACCGTGTCGGCATCGCCGACGCGCCGCGCCGGCTGCGGCAATACCCGCACGAATTGTCGGGCGGCATGAACCAGCGCGTGATGATCGCGATCGCGCTGGCCGGCGAGCCCGACGTGCTGGTTGCCGACGAGCCGACGACGGCGCTCGACGCCACCATCCAGGCCCAGATCCTCGACCTCATCCGCGACATCCGCCGCGATACCGGCATGGGCCTCGTACTGATCTCGCATGATCTCGGCGTCGTGGCCGATCTCTGCGACCGTGTCGCCGTCATGTATGCCGGCCGCGTCGTGGAAACCGCCGCAACCGCCACGTTGCTGCATCCGCCGCACCACCCTTATACGCGCGGGCTGCTGGCCGCCCTGCCGGAGCTGGAGGGACCACGCCTGCGCCTGACGCCGGTGCCCGGCACGGTGCCCTCGCCCGATGCGATGCCGCCGGGCTGCGCGTTTGCGCCGCGCTGCAGCTCTGCTGCCGCCATCTGCCAGGTCGCGCCGCCGCCGCTCGCACCAGTGGGCGGCGTCCGCCAATCCGCCTGCCTGCGGCTCGATGCCTTGCCGCCCTGGCAAGGTAGCCCGGAGCAGCGGGCTTTGGGCCAGCGTGAGCAGCGCCTGGAAGAGCTTGTCGGGATGTCGTCATGA
- a CDS encoding 2-dehydropantoate 2-reductase — MRVAIVGAGAIGGVIAWHMAKAGQRPLIVARPATAALLASDGLILETASSAETLSVNATADPSSAGVQDLVLVGYKAHDWPTGLDLVTPLLGPGTIVLPMLNGIPWWYLDGLDEGFGDRKLTSVDPEGAIAAALPTTQVLGCVVYVGANRPAPNRIAWNGRKRLVIGEPLVPTSARLADVVAFLKAGGIDAEPSADIRSAVWHKLLGNAAYNPISAVTGATIDAIVGDPALRRVAKSIMAECVAVAAALGIEDRPDLEVRLELPPTLVGVKTSMLQDMEAGRPLELGAIAGAVAELGRRAGVPTPLIDCVAALAGNAWRQRWGAAG; from the coding sequence ATGCGGGTGGCGATTGTTGGTGCGGGAGCGATCGGGGGCGTCATCGCCTGGCATATGGCCAAGGCGGGGCAGCGTCCGCTCATCGTGGCGCGCCCGGCGACGGCAGCCCTGCTCGCCTCCGACGGCCTGATCCTTGAGACCGCGTCATCGGCCGAAACACTGTCCGTCAACGCTACGGCCGATCCGTCCTCGGCCGGCGTGCAGGATCTCGTTCTGGTCGGCTACAAGGCGCATGACTGGCCGACGGGCCTGGATCTGGTGACGCCCCTGCTCGGGCCCGGGACGATCGTGCTGCCGATGCTGAACGGCATTCCATGGTGGTACCTGGATGGGCTGGACGAGGGATTCGGCGATCGGAAACTGACCTCCGTGGATCCCGAAGGCGCGATCGCGGCGGCGCTCCCGACCACCCAGGTTCTCGGCTGCGTCGTCTATGTCGGCGCCAATCGCCCGGCGCCGAACCGTATCGCCTGGAACGGCCGCAAGCGCCTGGTCATCGGCGAACCCCTAGTGCCGACGAGCGCCAGGCTTGCCGATGTCGTGGCGTTCCTGAAGGCGGGCGGCATCGACGCCGAGCCGAGCGCGGACATCCGAAGCGCGGTCTGGCACAAGCTCCTCGGCAATGCCGCCTATAATCCGATTTCGGCCGTGACGGGGGCGACGATCGACGCCATCGTCGGCGACCCCGCGCTCCGGCGCGTCGCCAAGTCGATCATGGCGGAATGCGTTGCCGTTGCCGCAGCGCTCGGCATCGAGGACAGGCCCGATCTCGAAGTGCGTCTGGAGCTTCCTCCCACCCTGGTCGGCGTCAAGACCTCGATGCTGCAGGACATGGAGGCTGGCCGGCCGCTGGAATTGGGTGCGATCGCAGGCGCGGTCGCCGAGCTCGGCCGAAGGGCCGGCGTTCCCACTCCGCTGATCGACTGCGTCGCGGCGCTGGCGGGGAATGCCTGGCGGCAGAGATGGGGGGCAGCGGGCTGA
- a CDS encoding oligopeptide/dipeptide ABC transporter ATP-binding protein, whose product MSALLTVKDLARHYPASGARGERRLLHAVDGVSFSLDARRTLGIVGESGCGKSTTAKLVLGLLAASSGRIDFAGEPVTAVRDARWRAMRRSMQMVPQDPLAALDRRLTVGEQVVEPLQIHTLEAGPAARQERALSLFEAVGLRPDLFDRYPHELSGGQRQRVVLARALVLDPRLVVCDEPISALDVSVAAQVINLLQDLQGRFGMAYLFISHDLKVVRQIADEVAVMYLGRIVEQGPPDALFHAPAHPYTEALVSAVPTPWRRLRERIVLSGDPPNPVDRPSGCAFHPRCPRAMARCATEAPALRRVADGRLAACHLVPAIDNPVAVAA is encoded by the coding sequence ATGAGCGCGCTTCTCACGGTGAAAGATCTGGCGCGGCACTATCCCGCCTCCGGGGCGCGCGGCGAGCGACGCCTGCTGCACGCCGTCGATGGGGTCAGCTTCTCGCTCGATGCCCGCCGCACGCTCGGCATTGTCGGCGAGTCGGGCTGCGGCAAGTCGACCACGGCCAAGCTGGTGCTGGGCCTGCTCGCGGCCTCGTCCGGCCGGATCGATTTTGCCGGCGAGCCGGTCACGGCAGTGCGCGACGCCAGATGGCGCGCCATGCGCCGTTCCATGCAGATGGTCCCCCAGGACCCGCTGGCGGCGCTCGACCGGCGCCTGACGGTCGGCGAGCAGGTCGTCGAGCCGCTGCAGATCCACACTCTCGAAGCCGGGCCCGCCGCCCGACAGGAGCGGGCGCTTTCGCTGTTCGAGGCTGTGGGACTGCGTCCCGACCTGTTCGACCGCTATCCGCATGAATTGTCGGGCGGCCAGCGCCAGCGCGTGGTGCTGGCGCGCGCGCTGGTGCTCGACCCCAGGCTCGTGGTCTGCGACGAGCCGATCTCGGCGCTCGACGTCTCCGTCGCGGCGCAAGTGATCAACCTGCTGCAGGATCTGCAGGGGCGCTTCGGCATGGCCTATCTCTTCATCAGCCACGACCTCAAGGTGGTGCGCCAGATCGCCGACGAAGTCGCCGTGATGTATCTCGGCCGCATCGTCGAGCAGGGCCCGCCCGATGCGCTGTTCCATGCGCCCGCCCATCCCTATACCGAGGCGCTGGTCTCGGCGGTGCCGACACCCTGGCGGCGCCTGCGCGAGCGCATCGTGCTGTCGGGCGATCCGCCCAACCCGGTCGACCGGCCCAGCGGCTGCGCCTTTCATCCGCGCTGCCCGCGCGCCATGGCGCGATGCGCGACGGAGGCCCCGGCCCTGCGCCGCGTGGCGGATGGGCGGCTCGCCGCCTGCCATCTCGTGCCGGCCATCGACAACCCGGTTGCCGTAGCCGCCTAG
- a CDS encoding ABC transporter substrate-binding protein: MITISRRRFLEGAIATPIALNAQPGFAASETRPNFTVAVADLPPTLEPARELTNVGTRVTYSIFDTLIRRDFLGTADGGGSELKPHLATKWERVSPQELIVTLRQGVKFHNGDELTSEDVAYTFRDGRLWGDKAQIPGGKAYFGVLASVEPIDRYSVRFRTRTPDVLLEQRLASWCAWIVNKRAYEAMGFEAYSRKPVATGPYRVVSHSAADATVLEAFDDYFMAKPSAKRVIFKRVPELAARVAGLVAGDYDLITNIPPDQMSIVGDYKDIDVRSVVLANVHVLAFNDQDKLLSDKRIRQALVCSIDRQKLVDTLWQGTALVPASHNFPEYGQMFVEGRKLPYDPARAKVLLKQAGYKGEPVVYRTMANYYTNALEAAQVLVEQWKAVGLNASLQVVENSAQLRGAGSQIFNWSNSTRLPDPLGSIWVAWGPAGEIQVSKFWTSAGAFNKAGNALEAEVDPAKRKALFTEMLDIWEDEAPATILYQPSEAYAIKKSIAWRPNTFYFMDLRPDNLSFGRS; encoded by the coding sequence ATGATCACGATATCTCGCCGCCGCTTCCTGGAGGGCGCGATCGCCACCCCCATCGCGCTGAACGCCCAGCCGGGCTTCGCCGCGAGCGAGACCCGCCCTAATTTCACCGTGGCTGTCGCCGATCTGCCGCCGACGCTGGAGCCGGCCCGCGAACTCACCAATGTCGGCACGCGCGTCACCTATTCGATCTTCGACACGCTGATCCGGCGCGATTTCCTGGGGACGGCCGATGGCGGCGGCTCGGAGCTCAAGCCGCATCTTGCCACCAAATGGGAGCGTGTCTCGCCGCAGGAATTGATCGTCACGCTGCGCCAGGGCGTGAAGTTCCATAATGGCGACGAGCTCACCTCCGAGGATGTCGCCTACACCTTCCGCGACGGACGGCTCTGGGGCGACAAGGCTCAGATCCCGGGCGGCAAGGCTTATTTCGGCGTGCTGGCCAGCGTCGAGCCGATCGACCGCTACAGCGTGCGTTTCCGCACCAGGACGCCCGACGTCCTGCTGGAGCAGCGGCTCGCCTCCTGGTGTGCCTGGATCGTCAACAAGCGCGCCTATGAGGCGATGGGCTTCGAGGCCTATTCGAGGAAGCCCGTCGCGACCGGCCCCTACCGGGTCGTGTCGCACAGCGCCGCCGACGCGACCGTGCTCGAAGCCTTCGACGATTATTTCATGGCCAAGCCATCGGCCAAACGCGTCATCTTCAAGCGCGTGCCGGAGCTGGCCGCCCGTGTCGCCGGCCTCGTGGCCGGTGACTACGACCTCATCACCAATATCCCGCCGGACCAGATGAGCATCGTCGGCGACTACAAGGACATCGATGTGCGCTCGGTCGTGCTGGCGAATGTGCATGTGCTCGCCTTCAACGACCAGGACAAGCTGCTCTCCGACAAGCGCATCCGCCAGGCGCTGGTCTGCTCCATCGATCGTCAAAAACTCGTCGATACGCTGTGGCAGGGCACGGCCCTGGTGCCGGCCAGCCACAACTTCCCCGAATACGGCCAGATGTTCGTCGAGGGGCGCAAGCTGCCTTATGACCCGGCGCGGGCAAAGGTGCTGCTGAAGCAGGCAGGCTACAAGGGCGAGCCGGTCGTCTACCGGACGATGGCCAACTACTACACCAACGCGCTCGAAGCCGCGCAGGTTCTGGTCGAGCAATGGAAGGCGGTTGGCCTCAACGCCTCGCTGCAGGTCGTCGAGAACTCGGCCCAGTTGCGCGGGGCCGGCTCGCAGATCTTCAACTGGTCGAACTCGACCCGCCTGCCCGATCCGCTCGGTTCGATCTGGGTGGCCTGGGGACCTGCCGGCGAGATCCAGGTCTCGAAGTTCTGGACCTCGGCGGGGGCCTTCAACAAGGCAGGCAATGCGCTCGAGGCGGAGGTCGATCCGGCCAAGCGCAAGGCCCTCTTTACCGAGATGCTCGACATCTGGGAGGACGAGGCGCCCGCCACGATCCTCTACCAGCCGAGCGAAGCCTATGCGATCAAGAAGTCGATCGCCTGGCGGCCGAACACCTTCTATTTCATGGATCTGCGGCCCGACAACCTGTCCTTCGGCCGCAGCTGA
- a CDS encoding glycerophosphodiester phosphodiesterase, translating to MMLSAQSPASRRPLVIAHRGGALLAPENTAEAFRAAAAAGADMVETDLRLTVDGALVCLHDADLKRLCGDPRAVAEIDLATIRRLLPSVMTLQDAIAASAPLGLLLDVKLTERAVVPRILAELNEAGAVGRILLGLRDLDLIAMARARTSEVALLAFAADPDSAAMARAAGANWFRLWQGTATAERAAAVRTEGLKLAVMVGQPRSVALPDYPPFPVGRVDRDGLDRLLALSPDAVLLDDPRLLVEALAGHADVTGLSPG from the coding sequence ATGATGCTGTCCGCACAATCGCCGGCTTCGCGACGCCCGCTCGTCATCGCTCATCGCGGCGGGGCGCTGCTCGCGCCCGAGAATACGGCCGAGGCCTTTCGGGCCGCAGCGGCTGCGGGAGCCGACATGGTCGAGACGGATCTGCGGCTGACAGTCGACGGTGCGCTCGTCTGCCTGCACGATGCCGATCTGAAACGCCTCTGCGGCGACCCCCGTGCGGTGGCGGAGATCGACCTCGCCACAATTCGCCGCCTGCTGCCCTCAGTGATGACGCTGCAGGACGCCATCGCGGCGTCGGCCCCCCTCGGGCTTCTGCTCGACGTGAAGCTGACCGAGCGCGCCGTCGTGCCGCGCATCCTGGCGGAGCTGAACGAAGCCGGCGCGGTTGGGCGCATACTGCTCGGTCTGCGCGATCTCGATCTCATCGCCATGGCGCGCGCTCGGACGAGCGAGGTCGCGTTGCTTGCTTTCGCTGCCGATCCTGACTCGGCGGCGATGGCTCGCGCCGCCGGCGCAAACTGGTTCCGACTATGGCAAGGCACTGCTACGGCCGAACGCGCGGCTGCAGTTCGGACTGAGGGCTTGAAGCTTGCGGTCATGGTCGGCCAGCCGCGTTCGGTGGCCTTGCCGGACTATCCGCCTTTCCCGGTCGGGCGGGTCGATCGTGACGGGCTCGACCGGCTGCTTGCTCTGTCGCCGGACGCGGTCCTGCTCGACGATCCGCGGCTGCTGGTCGAAGCCCTCGCCGGGCATGCCGATGTCACCGGATTGTCGCCTGGCTGA
- a CDS encoding ABC transporter permease — protein MFRFLALRAGRAILTLLICVSAVFIALRLAGDPADIMLSIDTPPDVRAYYRDLWGLDQLLHQQYLRYLLSAARGDFGASFADDRPAFAAVLEALPKTALLGTSALLLALLVGLPLGILAALRHNSVIDRLAMASAVFGYAIPIFFLGILLILLFALKLRVLPSAGSDTPAHLILPMVTLGLPLAGRLARFSRTSTLEVLGKPFIRAARGRGVMPLSVIIRHALPNASVPLLMFLGIEIGGILAGSAVVETIFAWPGVGRLLVDSVATRDLAVVQAVILTITVIMISANLLVDILHILIDPRLGGFRQAGGARA, from the coding sequence ATGTTTCGGTTCCTGGCCCTGCGCGCGGGGCGCGCCATCCTCACGCTCCTCATCTGCGTCTCGGCGGTCTTCATCGCGCTGCGCCTGGCGGGCGACCCCGCCGACATCATGCTCTCGATCGACACGCCGCCGGATGTGCGCGCTTATTACCGCGACCTCTGGGGTCTCGATCAGCTGCTCCACCAGCAATATCTGCGCTATCTGCTCAGCGCTGCCAGGGGTGATTTCGGCGCCTCCTTCGCCGATGATCGGCCGGCTTTCGCCGCTGTTCTCGAGGCCCTGCCGAAGACGGCGCTGCTCGGGACATCCGCGCTCCTGCTGGCCTTGCTGGTCGGCCTGCCGCTCGGCATCCTGGCGGCGCTGCGGCACAACAGCGTCATCGATAGGCTGGCAATGGCCTCGGCCGTGTTCGGTTATGCCATCCCGATCTTCTTTCTCGGCATCCTGCTGATCCTGCTGTTCGCGCTGAAACTGCGCGTCCTGCCCTCGGCGGGGTCGGACACACCGGCCCATCTCATCCTACCAATGGTGACGCTCGGACTGCCGCTGGCGGGCCGGCTCGCCCGCTTTTCGCGAACCTCGACGCTGGAGGTGCTCGGCAAGCCCTTCATCCGCGCGGCGCGCGGGCGTGGCGTGATGCCCCTCAGTGTCATCATCCGCCACGCTTTGCCGAATGCGTCGGTGCCGCTTTTGATGTTCCTCGGCATCGAGATCGGCGGGATTCTCGCCGGCAGCGCCGTGGTCGAGACGATCTTCGCCTGGCCCGGCGTCGGCCGTTTGCTGGTCGATTCGGTGGCGACGCGTGATCTTGCCGTGGTGCAGGCCGTGATCCTCACCATCACGGTCATCATGATCTCAGCCAATCTGCTCGTAGACATCCTGCATATCCTGATCGACCCCCGTTTGGGCGGCTTCCGGCAGGCTGGGGGAGCACGGGCATGA
- a CDS encoding ABC transporter permease, producing the protein MTVGLDSAALAPRPLRARPARAAMSPIVKLSAAFLLLTVLVALLADWLAPIHFTTQNLAARLRPPLSEGGGMTYWLGTDQLGRDILSRLIFAIRTSILIAVLGTLIGAVFGTLLGFVAARFKGLVDQGIMMLVDAQAAIPALFLALTMLAFFGNNILLFIILVSIDGWDRYTRLARGLVVSEQESEYINAVEALGARPVRVIMRHLLPNIVAALVVQATLNFPGTILLETSLSFLGLGVQPPGTSLGLMLGEGRRYLLNAWWIAVFPGLTIFLTTLSMSLFGDWLRDRFDPTVDRR; encoded by the coding sequence ATGACGGTGGGGCTCGATAGCGCGGCTCTCGCGCCGCGGCCGCTTCGCGCCCGCCCAGCGCGGGCGGCGATGTCGCCCATCGTCAAATTATCGGCGGCGTTCCTCCTGCTCACCGTGCTCGTCGCGCTGCTTGCCGACTGGCTGGCGCCGATCCACTTCACCACTCAGAACCTCGCCGCGCGTTTGCGCCCGCCTTTGTCCGAGGGCGGTGGCATGACCTATTGGCTCGGCACCGACCAGCTCGGGCGCGATATCTTGAGCCGGTTGATCTTCGCCATCCGCACCTCGATCCTGATCGCGGTGCTCGGCACCTTGATCGGGGCGGTCTTCGGCACGCTGCTCGGTTTTGTGGCGGCGCGATTCAAGGGGCTCGTCGACCAGGGCATCATGATGCTGGTCGATGCGCAGGCCGCGATCCCGGCGCTGTTCCTGGCGCTGACGATGCTGGCTTTCTTCGGCAACAACATCCTGCTCTTCATCATCCTGGTCAGCATCGATGGCTGGGATCGCTATACCAGGCTGGCGCGGGGCCTCGTCGTCTCCGAGCAGGAGAGCGAGTACATCAATGCGGTGGAGGCACTCGGCGCGCGGCCAGTGCGGGTGATCATGCGCCATCTCCTGCCCAACATCGTCGCGGCGCTGGTGGTGCAGGCGACGCTGAATTTTCCAGGCACGATCCTGCTCGAAACCTCGCTCTCCTTCCTGGGACTGGGCGTGCAGCCGCCGGGCACCTCGCTCGGCCTGATGCTGGGCGAGGGGCGGCGCTATCTGCTCAACGCCTGGTGGATCGCCGTCTTCCCCGGGCTCACGATCTTCCTGACGACCCTGTCGATGAGCCTGTTCGGCGATTGGCTGCGCGACAGGTTCGATCCCACGGTCGATCGCAGGTGA
- a CDS encoding alkaline phosphatase family protein encodes MAQTEQATAERVIVAVFDGLRPDMVTPELTPNILRLVARGTWFRQARSVFPSLTRVCTSAIATGASPTAHGIVGNAFYHAAAMPEHVFDTGRIDHLRRVEAHHGGRLIDVDTFGDVLARAGRRLCVVHTGSPGSAHFINPRARDNGHWTFSMHGADGTQTPQAVAEALETVGPLPEREMPRLGELRYAARLMVEHVLPVLAPDVALVWFNEPDTTFHYKGLGSPEAKAGLQEADKAFGAILDWVEAQPDAERIAVIVASDHGQISTRAIHPLFDDARQAGFAVAQPDAFDGAAFVATGGISGEIRRLNGDRDGIERIAHWLMEQPAIGHVFSPARNEGEGIVDGTLSLALMGNGHERQPDLMFILKSDLAADQYGLPGLGTMTPGDVPLGGGMHGGINPHELNTVLIVGAETAEGRGSLSSAPAGIIDIGPTVLGLLGIAPAQTMQGRNLARPAREEAHVTRHSAGRGAFSQHVDIVEQDGRRFILGGGQ; translated from the coding sequence ATGGCGCAGACTGAACAGGCGACCGCCGAGCGAGTGATCGTGGCGGTGTTCGACGGTCTCCGGCCCGACATGGTGACGCCCGAGCTGACGCCGAACATCCTGCGCCTGGTGGCGCGCGGCACCTGGTTTCGGCAGGCGCGCAGCGTCTTCCCCTCGCTGACGCGCGTCTGCACGAGTGCGATTGCCACCGGCGCGTCGCCGACCGCGCATGGCATCGTCGGCAACGCCTTCTACCATGCTGCCGCCATGCCCGAGCATGTCTTCGACACCGGCCGGATCGACCATCTTCGCCGCGTCGAAGCCCATCATGGCGGGCGCCTCATCGACGTGGACACCTTTGGCGACGTTCTCGCCCGCGCCGGGCGACGGCTCTGCGTGGTGCATACGGGTTCGCCCGGTTCGGCGCATTTCATCAACCCGCGCGCCCGCGACAACGGCCACTGGACCTTCTCGATGCATGGCGCCGACGGCACCCAGACGCCCCAGGCGGTAGCCGAGGCGCTGGAGACGGTCGGCCCGCTTCCGGAGCGCGAGATGCCGCGCCTGGGCGAATTGCGCTACGCGGCGCGATTGATGGTGGAGCATGTCTTGCCGGTGCTCGCGCCTGATGTCGCGCTGGTCTGGTTCAACGAGCCCGACACCACCTTCCACTACAAGGGCCTCGGTTCGCCTGAAGCTAAGGCCGGGCTGCAGGAAGCCGACAAGGCCTTCGGTGCCATACTGGACTGGGTCGAGGCCCAGCCGGATGCGGAGCGCATCGCCGTCATCGTCGCCTCCGACCATGGCCAGATCTCGACCCGCGCCATCCACCCGCTCTTCGACGACGCCCGCCAGGCAGGCTTTGCGGTCGCGCAGCCCGACGCGTTCGATGGCGCGGCCTTCGTCGCCACCGGCGGCATCAGCGGTGAGATCCGCCGCCTCAATGGCGACCGCGACGGCATTGAGCGCATCGCCCATTGGCTGATGGAGCAGCCGGCTATCGGGCATGTCTTCTCGCCTGCCCGCAACGAGGGCGAGGGCATCGTCGACGGCACCCTGTCCCTCGCGCTGATGGGCAATGGGCATGAGCGCCAGCCCGACCTGATGTTCATCCTGAAATCGGATCTCGCGGCCGACCAATATGGCCTGCCGGGCCTGGGCACGATGACGCCGGGCGATGTGCCGCTCGGCGGCGGCATGCATGGCGGCATCAATCCGCACGAGCTCAACACCGTGCTCATCGTCGGAGCCGAGACGGCGGAAGGGCGCGGCTCGCTGTCCTCAGCGCCTGCCGGCATCATCGATATCGGCCCGACCGTGCTCGGCCTGCTCGGGATAGCCCCGGCGCAGACCATGCAGGGCCGAAACCTCGCCCGCCCCGCCCGCGAGGAGGCGCACGTCACGCGCCATTCGGCCGGTCGCGGCGCTTTCAGCCAGCATGTCGACATCGTCGAGCAGGATGGCCGCCGCTTCATCCTGGGCGGCGGGCAGTAG